In the Carboxydothermus hydrogenoformans Z-2901 genome, one interval contains:
- a CDS encoding ABC transporter ATP-binding protein, with protein sequence MLLEVVGVSFDYPSKAVLNNVSFKVAEGEILAILGNNGAGKSTLLKCLSRNLKIKKGAVYLEGQEIFRTNLRWFAGKVGYMAQRQEVSRLTVFDTVLVGRRPHIRLEATQKDLEVVEEVLKILEMEEFALRFLDELSGGELQKVAVARLLAQEPKLLLLDEPTSNLDLRHQYEILKLLKKFARERKMTIIAILHDLNQALRFADKFLLIKDGEIVAFGDEKVLSTENIYQVYGIKAIVYKINNVPVVIPQ encoded by the coding sequence ATGCTTTTAGAGGTAGTCGGTGTGTCCTTTGATTATCCCAGTAAAGCTGTGCTTAATAATGTAAGCTTTAAAGTTGCTGAAGGAGAAATATTAGCAATCTTGGGCAATAACGGTGCAGGTAAATCGACTTTATTAAAATGTTTAAGCCGTAACCTTAAAATAAAAAAAGGGGCTGTTTATTTGGAAGGCCAAGAGATATTTCGAACCAATCTTCGTTGGTTTGCAGGTAAAGTGGGATATATGGCCCAGCGCCAAGAGGTAAGCCGCTTGACCGTGTTTGACACAGTTTTGGTGGGGAGAAGGCCTCATATCCGGCTTGAGGCAACGCAAAAAGATCTGGAAGTGGTGGAAGAGGTTTTAAAGATTTTGGAAATGGAAGAGTTTGCTTTACGTTTTCTCGATGAGTTAAGCGGCGGTGAGTTACAAAAAGTAGCAGTGGCCAGGCTTTTGGCCCAGGAACCGAAACTTCTTCTTTTAGACGAACCGACAAGCAATTTGGATCTAAGACACCAGTATGAAATTCTGAAACTCTTAAAAAAGTTTGCCCGGGAGCGGAAAATGACCATAATAGCCATTCTTCACGACCTCAATCAGGCGTTACGTTTTGCCGATAAATTTTTACTGATAAAAGATGGTGAAATTGTGGCCTTTGGTGATGAAAAAGTATTGAGTACGGAAAACATTTATCAAGTTTATGGTATTAAAGCTATAGTCTACAAAATTAATAATGTTCCGGTGGTAATCCCGCAGTAG
- a CDS encoding FecCD family ABC transporter permease has protein sequence MRGKIYQSYLWQKVLFLLILLVILNIAIVFAINAGSMKLGFWAVVKGILGKGPDALKTVIWEIRLPRVAGAVLAGIGLGLAGNVQQVLLKNPLASPFTLGISQAAAFGAAFAIIVLGAGSYQVGADAKINYVNRYLVSLTAFSFALLTSLLVLWLGKMKKLAPEAIALAGVAIGSLWASGTTLLQYFADELKLAAVVFWSFGDLGRLGLEEVRLLVIGISLAFIYFYLNRWNYNTLITGEEGARSLGVDPDKIRFWGMLVSSGIAAVITSFCGIIGFIGLLAPHMVRRVIGHDQRFLLPGAALLGGVLLLLADTFARTVISPVILPVGAVTSFLGAPLFLYLLLRGK, from the coding sequence ATGAGGGGAAAAATCTATCAAAGCTATCTTTGGCAAAAAGTTTTGTTTTTATTGATTCTTTTAGTAATTTTGAATATAGCAATCGTCTTTGCCATTAATGCCGGCAGCATGAAACTTGGCTTTTGGGCTGTGGTTAAAGGAATTTTGGGGAAGGGTCCGGACGCCTTAAAGACGGTGATCTGGGAAATTCGTCTGCCGCGGGTAGCGGGAGCGGTTTTGGCCGGTATAGGACTTGGCCTTGCCGGAAACGTGCAGCAAGTTCTCTTAAAAAATCCTTTGGCGTCTCCCTTTACCCTCGGTATCTCCCAGGCGGCCGCTTTTGGGGCTGCCTTTGCCATCATTGTTTTAGGTGCGGGGAGTTATCAGGTGGGAGCGGATGCCAAGATAAACTATGTTAATCGCTATTTGGTGAGCTTGACGGCTTTTAGCTTTGCCCTCTTGACGTCCCTTTTAGTTTTGTGGCTGGGAAAAATGAAAAAACTTGCCCCGGAAGCCATTGCGCTTGCGGGGGTGGCCATAGGTTCCCTTTGGGCTTCGGGTACCACTTTGCTTCAGTATTTTGCCGATGAGTTAAAGCTTGCGGCGGTGGTTTTTTGGAGTTTTGGGGATTTGGGCCGCCTGGGGCTGGAAGAAGTAAGGCTACTGGTTATCGGGATCAGTTTGGCTTTTATTTACTTTTACTTAAACCGCTGGAATTACAATACCCTAATTACCGGAGAAGAAGGGGCCAGAAGCTTAGGAGTTGACCCCGATAAAATTCGTTTTTGGGGAATGCTGGTTTCTTCTGGCATTGCGGCAGTAATAACTTCCTTTTGCGGGATCATCGGCTTTATAGGTCTTTTAGCCCCCCATATGGTGCGCCGGGTCATTGGCCATGACCAGCGGTTTTTACTGCCCGGAGCAGCTTTATTGGGCGGGGTTCTACTGCTTTTAGCGGATACCTTTGCCCGCACGGTAATTTCCCCGGTGATTTTACCGGTTGGTGCGGTAACTTCCTTTTTGGGAGCACCTTTGTTTTTATACCTCTTACTTCGGGGAAAATAA
- a CDS encoding iron ABC transporter substrate-binding protein — translation MQKARNLGIFILILALSIGLTYFGVGSKTQAATKKVTTKTIVVTDLAGRKITIKQPVKRVVAIGPGALRLVSYVDGAARIVGVEAIEKQPNAKPYILAYPKLQKLPTIGQGGPDTQPDPEKILAVKPELIFVVQLLDKAGADRLQQQVKVPVVVLNYGQAGFFDDTALKSINLIGKILGKEKRARELQNYVQKIKSDLAKRIGKAKSPKVYVGAVSFKGARGFESTQGSHPILKMVKAQNVADGLGKQGAITVDREQILLWDPEVVFIDEGGLSLVKEDYSKNSSFYQSLTAFKKNKVYGLLPYNFYNTNIETAFADAYYVAKVIYPKAFAGVDPVKKADEIYKFFLGKPLYQELKKKFGGFGPLKFD, via the coding sequence ATGCAAAAGGCGCGTAATTTGGGCATTTTTATTCTGATTTTAGCTTTAAGTATAGGGTTAACTTATTTTGGTGTAGGTTCAAAAACGCAAGCGGCTACAAAAAAAGTTACGACCAAGACCATAGTGGTTACTGATTTAGCCGGGCGAAAAATTACCATAAAGCAACCGGTCAAAAGGGTTGTAGCTATAGGACCGGGAGCTTTACGTTTGGTGAGTTATGTGGATGGAGCGGCACGTATTGTTGGGGTTGAGGCAATTGAAAAACAGCCAAATGCCAAACCATATATTTTAGCTTATCCTAAACTTCAAAAATTACCTACCATTGGCCAGGGTGGACCGGATACCCAGCCGGATCCCGAAAAAATTTTAGCAGTTAAGCCCGAATTAATTTTTGTCGTCCAGCTTTTGGATAAGGCAGGAGCAGACCGGCTCCAGCAACAGGTTAAGGTTCCTGTAGTAGTTTTAAATTACGGTCAAGCAGGGTTTTTTGACGACACAGCTTTAAAATCAATAAATTTAATAGGAAAAATTTTAGGGAAAGAAAAAAGAGCCCGGGAACTGCAAAATTACGTCCAAAAAATCAAGAGTGATTTGGCCAAACGGATAGGTAAGGCAAAAAGCCCGAAGGTTTACGTGGGGGCGGTAAGTTTTAAAGGAGCCCGGGGTTTTGAAAGTACTCAGGGTTCCCATCCCATTTTAAAAATGGTTAAAGCCCAGAATGTTGCCGATGGCTTAGGGAAACAGGGAGCAATTACCGTGGACCGGGAACAGATTTTGCTCTGGGATCCTGAGGTGGTGTTTATCGATGAGGGAGGACTTTCTTTGGTGAAAGAGGATTATAGCAAAAACAGCAGTTTTTACCAGAGTTTAACTGCCTTTAAGAAAAATAAAGTTTACGGACTGCTCCCCTATAATTTTTACAATACCAACATAGAGACAGCTTTTGCCGATGCTTACTATGTTGCCAAAGTAATCTACCCCAAAGCCTTTGCCGGGGTGGATCCGGTGAAAAAAGCCGATGAAATTTACAAGTTCTTTTTAGGAAAACCTTTGTATCAGGAGTTAAAGAAAAAGTTCGGAGGGTTTGGTCCGCTAAAATTTGATTAG